A genomic segment from Actinoplanes sichuanensis encodes:
- a CDS encoding TetR/AcrR family transcriptional regulator → MPRNPDRRRLLADAGLRVLAGSGARGLTHRAVDTEAGVPAGTASNYFRSRDALLGALGERIMERFAPDAAVVAALSTRPPGRELFVDYLRYIVERTTREPELTRALIELRLEAARRPGLGEILGGTLRQGYHDDVAFHATTGLPGGAFEIALLHYALDGLLLDMLGASIGADADPDRVVAAFVDRLIIWTDA, encoded by the coding sequence ATGCCGAGAAATCCAGACCGTCGACGGCTGCTCGCCGACGCGGGCCTCCGGGTCCTCGCCGGCTCCGGCGCTCGCGGGCTCACCCACCGGGCCGTCGACACCGAGGCCGGAGTGCCTGCCGGGACCGCGTCCAACTACTTCCGCTCCCGGGACGCGCTGCTCGGCGCCCTCGGTGAGCGGATCATGGAACGGTTCGCGCCGGACGCCGCCGTCGTGGCCGCGCTGTCCACCCGCCCACCCGGACGGGAGCTGTTCGTCGACTACCTGCGCTACATCGTCGAGCGGACCACCCGGGAGCCCGAGCTCACCCGGGCGCTCATCGAGCTGCGTCTGGAGGCGGCTCGTCGGCCCGGACTCGGCGAGATCCTCGGTGGCACCCTGCGGCAGGGGTATCACGACGACGTCGCGTTCCACGCCACCACCGGACTGCCCGGCGGCGCCTTCGAGATCGCCCTGCTGCACTACGCGCTCGACGGTCTGCTGCTGGACATGCTCGGAGCCTCGATCGGCGCCGACGCCGACCCCGACCGGGTGGTCGCCGCGTTCGTGGACCGTCTGATCATCTGGACCGACGCTTAG
- a CDS encoding dihydrofolate reductase family protein, producing the protein MRKLVYFVAASIDGYIAAPDGSWEFFGAPDASIGFMVEQFPETLPTHVRAALGVDVPNRVFDTVLIGRHTYEPALQAGITSPYAHLKQVVFSRTLAGSDGVDVVADDPLAFVEKLKQQPGGDIWLAGGGNLAGQLLPAVDELVLKLNPVIAGGGIPLAAAGFQPHRFVPTGTTVLADGVQVMRYRAA; encoded by the coding sequence ATGCGAAAGCTCGTCTACTTCGTGGCCGCCAGCATCGACGGCTACATCGCGGCGCCGGACGGTTCGTGGGAGTTCTTCGGCGCCCCGGACGCGTCGATCGGTTTCATGGTCGAGCAGTTCCCGGAGACGCTGCCCACACACGTGCGCGCGGCGCTCGGCGTCGACGTGCCCAACCGGGTGTTCGACACGGTGCTGATAGGACGCCACACCTACGAGCCGGCGTTACAGGCCGGGATCACCAGTCCCTACGCCCATCTGAAACAGGTCGTCTTCTCCCGTACCCTCGCCGGGTCGGACGGGGTCGACGTCGTCGCCGACGACCCGCTCGCCTTCGTCGAGAAGCTGAAGCAGCAGCCGGGCGGCGACATCTGGCTGGCCGGTGGCGGCAACCTGGCCGGGCAGCTGCTCCCGGCCGTCGACGAGCTGGTGCTCAAGCTGAACCCGGTGATCGCCGGCGGCGGCATCCCGCTGGCCGCGGCCGGTTTCCAGCCGCACCGATTCGTCCCGACGGGCACCACCGTGCTGGCCGACGGTGTCCAGGTGATGCGTTACCGCGCGGCCTGA
- a CDS encoding helix-turn-helix transcriptional regulator: MDNRAEVRDFLTTRRAKISPEQAGLPVFGQRRVEGLRRSEVAALAGMSVEYYAKLERGALAGVSAGVLDAIARALQLDEAERAHLVSLAHEANGSNAILRPARRTRQWTLRPSLRWSLEAITSPAILANPRQDMLAANHLGRAMYSDAYADSTGTPNFARFTFLDSAARRFYPDWELFADMTVANIRTAAGKNPHDKGLHDLVGELSTRSDDFRRRWGSHNVRTHATGTKHFRHHVVGDLTLAWESLDLRAEPDLTLTVYTAEPGSPSAEALGLLASWALQSADQAAR; the protein is encoded by the coding sequence GTGGACAACCGGGCAGAGGTGCGTGACTTCCTCACCACGCGGCGGGCGAAGATCAGCCCCGAGCAGGCCGGCCTGCCGGTCTTCGGGCAGCGGCGGGTCGAAGGGCTGCGCCGCAGCGAGGTGGCGGCGCTGGCCGGGATGAGCGTGGAGTATTACGCGAAACTCGAACGCGGCGCGCTCGCCGGGGTGTCGGCCGGGGTGCTCGACGCCATCGCGCGGGCGCTTCAGCTCGACGAGGCCGAGCGGGCCCATCTGGTCAGCCTCGCCCACGAGGCGAACGGCAGCAACGCCATCCTGCGGCCGGCCCGCCGGACCAGGCAGTGGACGCTGCGGCCCAGTCTGCGCTGGTCACTGGAGGCCATCACGAGTCCGGCGATCCTGGCCAATCCCCGGCAGGACATGCTGGCGGCCAACCATCTGGGCCGGGCCATGTACAGCGATGCCTACGCCGATTCGACGGGTACGCCGAACTTCGCCCGATTCACGTTCCTGGACAGCGCGGCCCGCCGGTTCTACCCGGACTGGGAGCTGTTCGCCGACATGACCGTGGCGAACATCCGCACCGCGGCCGGTAAGAACCCGCACGACAAGGGCTTGCACGACCTGGTCGGGGAGCTGTCGACCCGCAGCGACGACTTCCGCCGCCGCTGGGGGTCGCACAACGTCCGCACCCATGCGACCGGGACCAAGCATTTCCGGCACCACGTGGTCGGCGACCTCACGCTGGCCTGGGAGAGCCTCGACCTGCGGGCCGAACCCGATCTGACCCTCACCGTCTACACCGCCGAGCCCGGCTCGCCGTCCGCCGAGGCGCTCGGGTTGCTCGCGTCGTGGGCGCTGCAGAGCGCGGATCAGGCCGCGCGGTAA
- a CDS encoding zinc-dependent alcohol dehydrogenase family protein has product MRGVVLHAPGDVRVEDRDDPRIVAPTDAIIRLTATCVCGSDLWPYRGIQEIDGPTPMGHEYVGIVEEVGRDVRTVRPGQFVVGSFFASDNTCEICRAGYQSRCAHARPVGESGTQAEFARIPLADGTLVATTDVPDADLIPSLLAASDVLGTGWFAAVAAEAGPGKTVAVVGDGAVGLLGVLAAKQLGAERIIAMSRHESRQKLALDFGATDIVTERGDEGVAKIKDMTGGYGAHSTIEAVGTQESMMQAIRSTRPGGHVGYVGVTHGVELPGMELFFSGVHLHGGPAPVRRFLPDLLDLITERTIDPGAVFDLSLPLDRAADAYRAMDDRAAIKALLRP; this is encoded by the coding sequence ATGCGTGGTGTCGTCCTGCACGCTCCAGGTGACGTCCGGGTCGAGGACCGTGATGACCCGCGGATCGTCGCGCCCACCGACGCGATCATCAGGCTGACCGCCACCTGCGTCTGCGGCTCCGACCTGTGGCCGTACCGTGGCATTCAGGAGATCGACGGGCCCACCCCGATGGGCCACGAGTACGTCGGGATCGTCGAGGAGGTCGGCCGCGACGTCCGTACCGTCCGGCCCGGGCAGTTCGTGGTCGGCTCGTTCTTCGCCTCCGACAACACCTGCGAGATCTGCCGGGCCGGCTATCAGTCGCGCTGCGCGCACGCCCGGCCGGTCGGCGAATCCGGCACGCAGGCCGAGTTCGCCCGGATCCCGCTGGCCGACGGCACCCTGGTCGCCACGACCGACGTCCCGGACGCCGATCTGATCCCGTCGCTCCTGGCCGCCTCGGACGTGCTGGGCACCGGCTGGTTCGCCGCGGTCGCGGCCGAGGCCGGCCCCGGCAAGACGGTCGCCGTGGTCGGCGACGGCGCGGTCGGCCTGCTCGGCGTCCTGGCCGCGAAGCAGCTCGGCGCTGAGCGGATCATCGCGATGAGCCGCCACGAGTCCCGGCAGAAACTGGCCCTGGACTTCGGCGCCACCGACATCGTCACCGAGCGCGGCGACGAGGGCGTCGCCAAGATCAAGGACATGACCGGTGGGTACGGGGCACACAGCACGATCGAAGCGGTGGGCACCCAGGAGTCGATGATGCAGGCCATCCGCTCGACCCGCCCGGGCGGTCACGTCGGCTACGTGGGTGTGACACACGGCGTGGAGCTGCCCGGCATGGAGTTGTTCTTCTCCGGTGTGCACCTGCACGGCGGCCCGGCCCCGGTCCGCCGATTCCTGCCCGACCTGCTGGACCTGATCACCGAGCGGACCATCGACCCGGGCGCCGTCTTCGACCTGTCACTACCGCTGGACCGGGCCGCCGACGCCTACCGGGCGATGGACGACCGTGCCGCGATCAAGGCCCTGCTCCGTCCTTGA